The genomic DNA CTTTTGGTGCTGACTTGCTTGTGCAGGTTCGGGTCCTTTGAGATCTTTCGGTCTCGGGATGAGTTTTCAGGCCGACAGGGTCCCAGTCCAGGGCGCCACGACATTCGGGCTCAGCTAGTGGACTACGTCATCGACACCTTTTACCCTGACATCCAACGAAGCCACGGCAACCGCAAAGAGAGGAACACAGCATTTTTCAAAGAGGTATGGCCTACACTGAAACTTCAGTTTCAATGTAAGGTGTCTGTAGCACTATACGACAACTGTACTACCCTTTTGTATTTCTACTCATGATAAATATGAGATTGTTACTTATTATCAATATGAACAACGGTACCAGATGGACATTGCTAATATTCTAAAATTATTCTCTAGCACTGTACATAAACTATACAAGGTGAATACATTTCACCTTAAGTACACACCGTGACAAAATTACATGAATTTGTAGACCTGCTCTGTGGGGCCCCCTTGTGTTCCCAGGTGACAGTGCGGACTGCTCGTCTGGTGGCCCAGTGGCAATGTGTTGGCTTCTGTCATGGTGTCCTCAACACAGACAACATGAGCATATTGGGACTTACTGTGGATTATGGCCCCTTTGGCTTCATAGACAGGTACATCTGCCTCACTTCCCCTTTCAACAGGAACTTCAAGATCCTATTGACATCAAAACATATTCATTCAGGAAATGGATACTTGTATCGCGCATGCTGTGCATAACTCACAAAATAACTTATAGGAAAtctgaatatacagtattatTACGTAGAAAGAAcactgagttaaaatgtattatatatttttGCTAACAAAATGCAATTTGTGCAGTTATATACGGTACATAATCGATTAATCATAAGGGCTTATTGGTAAACACTCCATATCTCTTCCCATCTTCCAGATTCGACCCAGAGTTTGTGTGCAACGCGTCGGACCGGAGGGGGCGCTACTCATACCAAGCCCAGCCGTCCGTGTGCCGTTGGAACCTGGCTCGTCTGGCTGAGGCCCTGGGCTCTGAGCTCCAGGCATCTCAGGCAGGGGCCATCCTTGATGAGTTCATGCCCCTCTATGAGACCCTCTACCTGGCCAACATGAGGAGGAAGCTGGGCCTACTGAGGCGGAAGGAACCGGAGGACCAGGAGCTTGTCTCTGAGCTGCTGCGGCTCATGCACAACACAGGTATGGGGAAAGGGATGGAACAAACTGTGCAGAAAACAGGCATAATGTACCTGTACGAACAGAGGGGACTAACTCTGCACAACAAgttatttgaaccagcaaccaaACATTTAaagtcccccccctctctcacagGAGCAGACTTCACCAACACCTTCCGCTTGCTGAGTGGCGTGTCCTGCCCTGTGgcgggggaggggaagggggccACGGGGGGCCCAGTAGTGGACCTCATCCTGGAGCAGTGTGTCTCCCTGGAGGAGCTTAAGGTGGCCAACAAGCCCACCATGGAGCCCCGGTGAGGGGGGGTACAGTGGTGTGGCCCACCTGGAGGCTAGTCCTCCATCACATGAAACCTAAATATGATCTTTAGTGATCAGAAACTCTGTTTTAATTCACAGTTCACAGGATTGGAAATGCAAGATGTATACATGTAATGCTCTACAACATGCAATGAGGTTAACTTGGAAGGAATTGACTTCAACAATTCTGCCACCAACCAATCCACTGTGATCCCCTCATTTTCATTCACacacaaaccccaaatgacttgggtatacagtaggttaacctaacaaatgttcTCAGAAATGTTCCTAATCACATGTTTGGAAGAGGTTGTGGTTCCTAATATCATCCTTCATTGTGTTCCCTTGATGTGCAATCAGCGATTTGGAGAAAATTCATACAAGGATAATCTGTAAGTTAAAGCTGTTTTAGTGCAGAGTGACTTGTTTAAGGTTGCTATACATTTTTATTATCTGTCTGGTAGCTAGAAATATTAGCGACACATGCTAATGTAAGTATGTCAGATATAGCACCTCAGTGTATGTATTCATATAGTTATCACCAAGTAATTAGCTAACTAGCACTATATTGCCCATTCTCCTAGCTAATGTTTTCAATCTAGCCCCTTAGTCTCAGTTTTTACCTCTCTCTTGACTCCCTCTATGCACACAGTGAGCTGGCTATGGCCCTCTCTATGGCCCAGACCAACCCAGCCATGTTTGGCCTGGTGGCAGACCGACCAGAGGTGGCCCATCAGCTGGAGAAGATGGGCAGGCTGAAGGAGCTGCTGAGCACCAATCAGGACGAGCTGAGGGCAAAGCAGAGAGAGGATTGGCTACTCTGGATCAGTCAGTACAGGTTGGTTAGTTAGTAGATGCCGGATCGAGGATCCTACTCAATCAAAACCCCTTACTTGGTTATTGGTTAAAGAAATAGCATGCTACTGATCCTATTGATCCATACTTTCTTGGTATTGTTTCAcgccagtggtggctggtggcactttaaattgggaggacgggctcatagtaatggctgtaaCAGCATAAATAGAATGgtctcaaacacatcaaacacctggtttctatgtgttttataccattccattcactccattctactaattattatgagctgtcctcctctcaccagcctcctctgtttcACGCTGTAATCATGGTTTACATCATCCCCCTGTGTGTGTATGATGACCCAGGAAGCGGTTGGTGAAGGAGTGTGATGGAGCGAGGGAGGTGTGTAccatagaggaagagaggatccGTGTAATGGACAGCACCAACCCACGCGTGGTGCTCCGCAACTACATTGCCCAGAATGCAATACAGGCTGCTGAAAATGGAGACTTCTCAGAGGTATAGAATTGACATGTTGTATCTACTAAATACACTGTAGCTATCAACACATGGTGAATGTTTTTGTTGCACTTTCTGTTTGTCGTTATATTACAGtatacagtgggctccaaaagtattgggacagtgacacattgctAGGAATATtccgtgctaggaatatgggaccaagtaCTAAacattgactactttaatacacattttAGTGAATTTGTTCCGATACTTTTGGCCCCCAAAAATggagggactatgtacaaaaaaaattctaaacggtcacccaatatggatgaaaataatctgattacttttggattacttctTTGGTTAGCCAGCATCTGCCTCTTCTGTTTATGCTGCAGATATCTTTAGGCAAGTGCTGGCTCAGCTGCCTTATGCATCTTCTTGATGAAATGGCATCACTGCTAAAAGGTCAGCTTCACTGTCAAGTTCCAAGGAAAGCATTCCCAACACtcattctttggttgtgcaatgGGCCtactccacccacccaccaagcAGATTGTGGCCAGTAAAAGAGGAAACGTTCATTTGAATGTCTGACCCAGCTATGTATGTCTGTCCCACACATGAATGTCTGACCCAGCTATGAATGTCTGTCCCACACATGAATGTCTGACCCAGCTATGAATGTCTGTCCCACACATAAATGTCTGACCCAACCATGAATGTCTGACCCATAAGTCTACTATGATAAAGACGTCAATAGACGGATGTAACAGATCCAGGAGTAATCAGATTATTTCATGAG from Salmo salar chromosome ssa07, Ssal_v3.1, whole genome shotgun sequence includes the following:
- the LOC106609549 gene encoding protein adenylyltransferase SelO-1, mitochondrial isoform X2, which translates into the protein MDSEGSAPSSLERLPFNNVALKKLPLDSSEEPGSRTVSGACFSRVQPQPLVNPTFVAVSGPALALLGLDEEEIFHDLLGPEYLSGSKVLPGSEPAAHCYCGHQFGLFAGQLGDGAVCYLGEVEAPAGQIGSMQRDNPCGRWEIQVKGAGVTPYSRESDGRKVLRSSIREFLCSEAMAALGIPTTRAASLVTSDLYVNRDPLNNGRRRPERCSVVLRIAPSFIRFGSFEIFRSRDEFSGRQGPSPGRHDIRAQLVDYVIDTFYPDIQRSHGNRKERNTAFFKEVTVRTARLVAQWQCVGFCHGVLNTDNMSILGLTVDYGPFGFIDRFDPEFVCNASDRRGRYSYQAQPSVCRWNLARLAEALGSELQASQAGAILDEFMPLYETLYLANMRRKLGLLRRKEPEDQELVSELLRLMHNTGADFTNTFRLLSGVSCPVAGEGKGATGGPVVDLILEQCVSLEELKVANKPTMEPRELAMALSMAQTNPAMFGLVADRPEVAHQLEKMGRLKELLSTNQDELRAKQREDWLLWISQYRKRLVKECDGAREVCTIEEERIRVMDSTNPRVVLRNYIAQNAIQAAENGDFSEVRRVLKVLENPYSAHPESKLPGGPKTFGERDQKGMEKDKEGRKDEGRTDGNQNCVPYDSKPPVWAREICVTUSS
- the LOC106609549 gene encoding protein adenylyltransferase SelO-1, mitochondrial isoform X1, which encodes MDSEGSAPSSLERLPFNNVALKKLPLDSSEEPGSRTVSGACFSRVQPQPLVNPTFVAVSGPALALLGLDEEEIFHDLLGPEYLSGSKVLPGSEPAAHCYCGHQFGLFAGQLGDGAVCYLGEVEAPAGQIGSMQRDNPCGRWEIQVKGAGVTPYSRESDGRKVLRSSIREFLCSEAMAALGIPTTRAASLVTSDLYVNRDPLNNGRRRPERCSVVLRIAPSFIRFGSFEIFRSRDEFSGRQGPSPGRHDIRAQLVDYVIDTFYPDIQRSHGNRKERNTAFFKEVTVRTARLVAQWQCVGFCHGVLNTDNMSILGLTVDYGPFGFIDRFDPEFVCNASDRRGRYSYQAQPSVCRWNLARLAEALGSELQASQAGAILDEFMPLYETLYLANMRRKLGLLRRKEPEDQELVSELLRLMHNTGADFTNTFRLLSGVSCPVAGEGKGATGGPVVDLILEQCVSLEELKRFGENSYKDNLELAMALSMAQTNPAMFGLVADRPEVAHQLEKMGRLKELLSTNQDELRAKQREDWLLWISQYRKRLVKECDGAREVCTIEEERIRVMDSTNPRVVLRNYIAQNAIQAAENGDFSEVRRVLKVLENPYSAHPESKLPGGPKTFGERDQKGMEKDKEGRKDEGRTDGNQNCVPYDSKPPVWAREICVTUSS